In Aliivibrio fischeri, the sequence TTGTCACCTTCACAAATCGTGATAACCGCTGGTCCACTTGAAGATATATGGGTTGATGCTGAGGTATTTGAACGTCAAGCTCATTGGTTATCTTCGGGAAATAAAGCGGTGATGACACTGGATGCGATCCCAGGAAAAATGTGGGAAGGCGAAGTGGATTATGTTTATCCCATTCTAGATCCAAAAACTCGTACTATGCGTATGCGCTTGAAGTTTGATAATCAAGATGGCGCATTAAAACCAAATATGTTTGCCAATATAACAATACAACCAAAAACCAAAGAAGAAGTGTTAACCATTCCTCGCCAGTCTGTTATCCGTTCAGGTGGTATGACACGAGTGGTATTAGATGAAGGAAATGGTAAGTATCGTTCTGCTCGAATAGTGATTGGACGAGAAGCAGGCAATAAAGCAGAAGTCGTTAAGGGACTGAAAGAAAACGATAAAGTAGTTACATCTGCTCAATTCTTATTAGATTCAGAATCAAGTAAAACCGCAGAACTAAGCCGAATTAATGGCCCAGAAAACAGTATTTGGATCTCTGGTGATATTACGATGTTAATGGCTGATTTTGGCATGGTTACTTTTGAGCATAAAGCCGTTTCACAATGGGATTGGAAAGCAGGAGAAATGAACTTCTCGGTTGAAAATAACATTGACCTTTCTGCTTTTCATGAAGGTGAAGCTGTTCATTTTTTAGTGCAAAAAGACAATGATGAATTCAAATTACTAGAAATTGAAAAAGAAGGGAAGCATTATGATCCCCGCAATTATACGTTGGTCTATTAAAAATCGATTTTTAGTTTTAGTTGCTACTTTTGCCCTTGTTGTTGCTGGAATTTACAGTGTAAAGAATACGCCTGTTGATGCTTTGCCGGATCTTTCAGATGTTCAAGTGATCATCAAAACAAGTTATCCAGGGCAAGCACCACAAGTGGTGGAAGATCAAGTGACTTATCCTTTAACGACGGCCATGTTAGCCGTACCCGGAGCAGAGACGGTTCGAGGTTATTCCTTCTTTGGTGATTCTTACGTATATATCATTTTTAACGATGATACAGACATGTACTGGGCACGTTCGCGTGTTTTAGAGTATCTAAGTCAAGTTGCACCTAAGTTACCAGCAGAAGCAAAACCGACATTAGGCCCAGATGCAACCGGTGTTGGTTGGGTGTATAGCTATGTATTACAAGATAAAACCGGTCAGCATGATCTTGCTGAATTGCGCAGTTTGCAAGATTGGTTTTTAAAATATGAATTACAAACGGTTGATGGTGTATCAGAAGTTGCTACGGTAGGCGGAATGGTAAAGCAATATCAGGTTGAAATTGATCCTGATAAGTTAAGAGCTTACAACTTAACCTTACAACAGGTTAATAAAGCCATTAAAGAGGGAAATCAAGAAACGGAGCATCCGTTATTGAAGTGGCAGAAGCTGAACATATGGTACGTACATCAGGTTACTTAAGTAGTATTGAAGATATCCAATCTTTGCCACTAAAAGTAACAGATAAAGGTACGCCTCTGTTATTAGGTGATATTGCTGATATTAATTTGGGCCCACAAATGCGTCGAGGGATCTCTGAGTTTAATGGAGAAGGGGAAGCCGTTGGTGGTGTGATTGTGATGCGATTTGGTGAGAATGCCAGC encodes:
- a CDS encoding efflux RND transporter periplasmic adaptor subunit; amino-acid sequence: MKSFKIAVLSVVIGGVIGAGSMNFYSAHSMNMMPKNQDTPSVSSSNEPLYWVAPMDANYRRDKPGKSPMGMDLVPVYADDAQGEKAPVGTVTIDPSVVNNLGVKSAFVEKSILSPNIDTVGYIAFDESKLWQVNVRAAGWVEKLNINAIGERVNKGDVLFTLYSPELVKAQEELLNAYRTGRKGLVKGARERLYSLGVDKVQVNSIVRSGKANKNIEIKASSNGVIASLNIREGGYLSPSQIVITAGPLEDIWVDAEVFERQAHWLSSGNKAVMTLDAIPGKMWEGEVDYVYPILDPKTRTMRMRLKFDNQDGALKPNMFANITIQPKTKEEVLTIPRQSVIRSGGMTRVVLDEGNGKYRSARIVIGREAGNKAEVVKGLKENDKVVTSAQFLLDSESSKTAELSRINGPENSIWISGDITMLMADFGMVTFEHKAVSQWDWKAGEMNFSVENNIDLSAFHEGEAVHFLVQKDNDEFKLLEIEKEGKHYDPRNYTLVY